The sequence GAGCACCCGGACGTGCCGCTGGTCATCCAGGGCCACCCGGATCGGCAGCGTCTGCCCCAGCGAGGGCCACTTGGACACCGGCACCCGCGGCTCGATGATCTTCTTGGAGCGGGGCGGCAGGCCCGGCGCGTCGATCACCAGCTGCAGCTCGCAGCGGCCGAAGGCGTACTGGGTGGGTGGCTCGGAGGCGCTGTGCACGTGCCCGACGCCGATCACCCAGGTGCGCCCGCCGCCGCGGACCGTGGCCAGGGCGATCGCCAGCACCAGCAGGGCCGCGCCGAGGGCCACGATCGCCCAGCTGGTCATGCCCAGCCCGAACAGGACCACGAACGTCGCCACGGTGCCGAGGACCGCGGCGATCAGCTTGCGTACCGGCGCGATGGTGCGGTTCCCGCCATTCGCCACAGTGGACCTCCCAGGGGTCAGGACCAGGCTAGGCGGGATCGGCGGCCGCTGGAAGGAGCAGCCGCCGCGCCGACGCCGGTACCGGGTCGCTAGGCTGACCGTACCCAGCCCGGCCGTCTTCCGCGCACAGGAGGAACTCAGCGTGTCCAGCAGCAGCCCGGATGAGCGCACGCTCGTACTGATCAAGCCCGACGCGGTCCGCCGCGGCCTGGTCGGCGAGATCATCTCCCGCTTCGAGCGCAAGGGCCTGCGGATCGACGCCATGGTGACCCGGACGATGGACGCCGCGCTGGCCGACCAGCACTACGCCGAGCACGTCGACAAGCCGTTCTACCCGCCGCTGAAGGACTTCATGACCAGCGGTCCGCTGGTCGCCCTGATCCTCGCCGGCGACCAGGTGATCGACGTGGTGCGCGGGCTGGTCGGCGCCACCGACGGCCGCAGGGCCGCCGCCGGCACCATCCGCGGCGACCTCTCCCTGTCCAACCGGGAGAACCTGGTGCACGCCTCGGACTCCACCGACAGCGCCAAGCGCGAGATCGGCCTCTGGTTCCCCGAGCTGGGCTGAACGCCGCCGGCTCCGAACCCGGACCGGGTCGGGGCCGTCCGCTGTCTCAGGCCGGGAGCCGGGACAGCTTCGTCGGGTTGCCAACCAGGTAGAACCCGGTGATCCGCCCGTCGGCCGTGGCCACGGTCAGCGTGTAGCGGGCCCCGTCGGACCAGCGGATCAGCAGCGCCGGCTGGCCGTTCAGCTCGGCGGGCGTCGCCGTCACGGCGCGCGGCCGGGCGTAGATGCCGGCGAAGAATCGGGCGATGCGGTCCGCGCCGCGCACCGGGTTGCGCGCCGCCCGAGCCGCGCCGCCGCCGTCGGTCCAGGCCACCGCGTCGGTCGCCACCAGCTCAGTGAGCCGGCGCAGGTCGCCGTCGCGGGCGGCGGCCAGGAAGGCCTCCAGCAGCCGCCGCTGCTCGGCCCGGTCGGCGTTGAACCGCCGACGGCCCTCGGCCAGCCGGGCGACCGCCCGATGGTGCAACTGCCGGCAGTCGGCCGCCGACCGGTCCAGGATGTCGCCGATCTCGGCGTACGGCACGGCGAACGCGGTGTGCAGCACGTAGACCGCGCGCTCCGGCGGGGTGAGCCGTTCCAGCAGGTGCAGCAGCGCCATCGACACGGAGTCCCGCAGCTCGGCGCTGTCCAGCGGGCCGAACGGGGACGGCTCGGTCGGCACCGGCTCGGGCAGCCACGGCCCGACGTACGTCTCCCGGGCGGCCTGGCGGGCGCGCAGCCGGTCCAGGGCCAGCCGGGTCACCACCCGGGACAGGTACCGGCGCGGCTCGGCCACCGACTCCCGGTCCACGTCGAGCCAGCGCAGGTACGCCTCCTGGAGCACGTCCTCCGCGTCGTGCAGGCTGCCCAGCAGCCGGTACGCCAGCCCGAGCAGCATCGGCCGGTGCGCGGTGAGCGCACCGGCCGCCTGCGCCGCTCCGCTGGTGGTCACACCTCGAGCGGCGGCTGGGTCCGGCTGGTCACGCTGATCCGGTTCCACACGTTGATTGTCGCAATCGCGATGATCAGGTCGGCCAGCTCCTTCTCCGACCACACCTTGGCGGCGGCGTCCCACACCTCGTCCGGCACGCCGTGCTGGCCGAGCTGGGTGACCGCGTCGGTCAGCGCCAGCGCGGTCCGCTCCCGCTCGTCGAAGAACGGCGCCTCCCGCCAGGCGGCGACGGCGAAGAGCCGGCGGCTGTCCTCGCCCGCGGCGAGCGCGTCCCGGCTGTGCATGTCCACGCAGAACGAGCAGCCGTTGAGCATCGACGCCCGCAGCTTCACCAGCTCCAGCACGGTGTGGTCGACGTTCGCCTGGGCGTACTTCTCCATCGCGAACACCGCCCGGTACGCCTCCGGCGCCACCTTTGCCATGTCGATCCGAGTCATCTCGGCCTCCCTCAGCAGGTACGAATTCACCCGTACGACGGAACCCGGCGGCGGCGATGTGACGGCCTGCGCTGTGACCGTGGTCATGTCGCCGCGGGCCGGGACGGGTGGGATTACTCGGGGGCGATCTTCGACGCCGATCGAGTAGGCTTGGCGACCGTAAGGCGATGACCCGGCCATCACCGGCGAGCCTCCGGAAGAACAGCCGGGTGACCGGCCCAGTAGAACCGGACGGGTCCGGCCCGTCACAGCCGGCCAACGAGCGGGCGGTCGCACCTCGACCGCCAAGCGGGGTGGTACCGCGGGCTGCTCGGGCACGCCGTCGAGGCGTACCCGGAAGGCTCGTCCTCGCAGACCACAGATGAGTGAGCTGCGCGAGGAGAGCGACCCCCGATGGCCTATCCGATGCACGACCCGACCGCCGCCGGTGTCCCGGCGAGCCCGGACCTGCCCGCGGTCGAGCGCCGGGTCCTGGAGCACTGGACGGCCGACAAGACCTTCGAGGCGTCCGTCGAGGCCCGCCCGGCCGGTACCGACGGCAAGAACGAGTACGTCTTCTACGACGGCCCGCCGTTCGCCAACGGCCTGCCGCACTACGGCCACCTGTTCACCGGGTACGTCAAGGACGTGGTGCCGCGCTACCAGACCATGCGCGGCCGGCACGTCGAGCGGCGCTTCGGCTGGGACTGCCACGGCCTGCCCGCCGAGGTGGTGGCCGAGAAGCAGCTCGGCATCACCAGCAAGGCGGAGATCCTCGACCTCGGCGTGGCCCGGTTCAACGAGGCCTGCCGTACCTCGGTGCTGGAGTTCACCCAGGACTGGGAGCGGTACGTCACCCGGCAGGCCCGCTGGGTCGACTTCGCCAACGACTACAAGACCCTCGACCTGGACTACATGGAAAGCGTCATGTGGGCCTTCAAGACCCTGCACGACAAGGGTCTGGTCTACGAGGGTTTCCGGGTGCTGGCGTACTGCTGGCGCTGCGAGACGCCGCTGTCGAACACCGAGACCCGGATGGACGACGTCTACCGGGACCGGCACGACCCGACCCTCTCGGTCTGGTTCGGGCTGACCCCGGACGAGTCGGCCCCCGAGCTGGTGCGTGGGCCGGTCCGGCTCGGTGTCTGGACAACCACGCCGTGGACCCTGCCGTCCAACCTGGCGCTCGCCGTCGGCCCGGACATCGAGTACGCGGTGCTGGAGCGCGACGGGGACCGCTACGTCGTGGGCGCCGCGCGGCTGGCCGCGTACGCCAAGGAGCTGGAGGGCTACCAGCAGGTCGGCACGGTCCACGGCCGGGACCTGGTCGGGCGCCGGTACGTCCCGCTCTACGACTTCCTGGTCGAGCAGGCCGGGGAGAACGCGTACCAGGTGCTCGGGGCGGACTTCGTCACCACCGAGGACGGCACCGGGATCGTCCACCTGGCCCCCGCCTTCGGTGAGGACGACCAGAACGTCTGCAACGCCGCCGGCATCCCGACCGTCGTCACCGTGGACGACCACACCCGGTTCACCGCGCTGGTGCCGCCGTACCAGGGTGAGCAGGTCTTCGACGTCAACAAGCCGGTGATCCGCGAACTCAAGGAGCGGGGGGTGGTGCTCAAGCAGGACACCTACACCCACTCGTACCCGCACTGCTGGCGCTGCGACACCCCGCTGGTCTACAAGGCGGTGTCGTCGTGGTTCGTCGCGGTGACCACGTTCAAGGACCGGATGGTCGAGCTCAACCAGCAGATCAACTGGACGCCGGGGCACATCAAGGACGGCTCGTTCGGCAAATGGCTGGCCAACGCCCGCGACTGGTCGATCAGCCGGAACCGGTTCTGGGGCTCGCCGATCCCGGCGTGGAAGTCCGACGACCCGAACTACCCGCGGTTGGACGTGTACGGCTCGCTGGCCGACATCGAGCGGGACTTCGGCGTACGCCTGACCGACCTGCACCGGCCGGCGGTGGACGAGCTGGTCCGCCCGAACCCGGACGACCCGACCGGCAAGTCCATGATGCGCCGGGTGCCGGAGGTGCTGGACTGCTGGTTCGAGTCCGGCTCGATGCCGTTCGCCCAGGTGCACTACCCGT comes from Micromonospora purpureochromogenes and encodes:
- the ndk gene encoding nucleoside-diphosphate kinase, coding for MSSSSPDERTLVLIKPDAVRRGLVGEIISRFERKGLRIDAMVTRTMDAALADQHYAEHVDKPFYPPLKDFMTSGPLVALILAGDQVIDVVRGLVGATDGRRAAAGTIRGDLSLSNRENLVHASDSTDSAKREIGLWFPELG
- the sigJ gene encoding RNA polymerase sigma factor SigJ, whose amino-acid sequence is MTTSGAAQAAGALTAHRPMLLGLAYRLLGSLHDAEDVLQEAYLRWLDVDRESVAEPRRYLSRVVTRLALDRLRARQAARETYVGPWLPEPVPTEPSPFGPLDSAELRDSVSMALLHLLERLTPPERAVYVLHTAFAVPYAEIGDILDRSAADCRQLHHRAVARLAEGRRRFNADRAEQRRLLEAFLAAARDGDLRRLTELVATDAVAWTDGGGAARAARNPVRGADRIARFFAGIYARPRAVTATPAELNGQPALLIRWSDGARYTLTVATADGRITGFYLVGNPTKLSRLPA
- a CDS encoding carboxymuconolactone decarboxylase family protein, with amino-acid sequence MTRIDMAKVAPEAYRAVFAMEKYAQANVDHTVLELVKLRASMLNGCSFCVDMHSRDALAAGEDSRRLFAVAAWREAPFFDERERTALALTDAVTQLGQHGVPDEVWDAAAKVWSEKELADLIIAIATINVWNRISVTSRTQPPLEV
- the ileS gene encoding isoleucine--tRNA ligase is translated as MAYPMHDPTAAGVPASPDLPAVERRVLEHWTADKTFEASVEARPAGTDGKNEYVFYDGPPFANGLPHYGHLFTGYVKDVVPRYQTMRGRHVERRFGWDCHGLPAEVVAEKQLGITSKAEILDLGVARFNEACRTSVLEFTQDWERYVTRQARWVDFANDYKTLDLDYMESVMWAFKTLHDKGLVYEGFRVLAYCWRCETPLSNTETRMDDVYRDRHDPTLSVWFGLTPDESAPELVRGPVRLGVWTTTPWTLPSNLALAVGPDIEYAVLERDGDRYVVGAARLAAYAKELEGYQQVGTVHGRDLVGRRYVPLYDFLVEQAGENAYQVLGADFVTTEDGTGIVHLAPAFGEDDQNVCNAAGIPTVVTVDDHTRFTALVPPYQGEQVFDVNKPVIRELKERGVVLKQDTYTHSYPHCWRCDTPLVYKAVSSWFVAVTTFKDRMVELNQQINWTPGHIKDGSFGKWLANARDWSISRNRFWGSPIPAWKSDDPNYPRLDVYGSLADIERDFGVRLTDLHRPAVDELVRPNPDDPTGKSMMRRVPEVLDCWFESGSMPFAQVHYPFENADWFEHHYPGDFIVEYIGQTRGWFYTMHVLATALFDRPAFRNCLSHGILLGSDGRKMSKSLRNYPDVYHVFDAYGSDAMRWMLMSSPVLRGGDMAVTEAGIRDAVRQVLLPLWNVWYFFSLYANADGYTAKRRVDSTHLLDRYVLAKTNELVETVQGQMEAYDISGACATVRSYLDALTNWYVRRSRDRFWSGDADAFDTLWTVLETLCRVVAPLAPLTAEEIWRGLTGERSVHLTDWPSAQEFPTDHELVSAMDNVRAVASAALSLRKAKGLRVRLPLSKLTVASPVAEQLRPFADLVADEVNVKEVVFSDEVSAYCQQVLTVVPRALGPRVGKAVQQVIKAVKAGEWELVDGSPVAAGVTLAEGEYELRLVAADAEHSAPLPGGEGVVVLDTEVTPELAAEGLARDVVRVVQQARRDADLDVSDRIVVSVSASEEVRAAVSAYTDFVAREVLADTVDFAEGVDGFAGEVGEGERVTVAVRRV